CGGGGAGTGGGGGGTGCTAAGGCAAGGAGCGGGAGCTGGGGGGACGGACAggccagtgggagggaggtgggcaggcGGCAGGCAGGCAGGCCCGGGAGAGGGGCGGCTGTCCTGGACCCACAGCTCCAGTCCCCGCTGTTCCCCCAGGCCTGCCTGGTCTCCTGCTTCCAGCCGCTGATGGTGGAGACCCGCTCCTGCGGCTGCTTCTTCTACCCCCTGCCTGCGGGGGCCCAGTACTGCATCTCCGTGCGGCGCCCGGCCTGGGGTAGGCCCCCACCCCGCCGGCCTGCGTGGGCTGAGGGGGGCAGAGTCCCAGGCTGCCCCGTCAAGGGCAAACCTTCCCACTGCCCCTGGGTCACTCCTAGCAGGTTCACCCATGACCCCCTCCCCAGGTCACTGCTTCCGCTGCCTCTGCAAGGACCTGGAGACCCACCGGCTTCCCTGCACCTCCCGCTGCCCCCGGCCTTGCAGGGGAGTGGGGAGTGCCGGGGTGGGGTCCACCGGAGGCACCTCGCAGGGATGTGACGGGGTCTGTCTCTCCCAGGGAGTCTCGTGCAAGCTCTCCGCTGGGACCTCCAGCTGGCCTTCCTCCAAGTCAGCCGTGAGTCCCGGAAGCGGGGTGAGGGGTGGGCTCGCAGTGGGGCCTCATGGGCAGAGAGCCCTCCCCGGACTGACCTGTGTCCCCGAGGCCCTGCCCTCACACTGCCCCGCAGCGCCCGGGGAGGGGCCGCGGCCACAGTGAGCCTTGTGTGTGCAGGGCAGGCCAGGTCCCCGGAGCCCGAGCCCCAGGTGGGTGCAGCCCCCTCCTGCTGAGGTCACATCCTGGCCGCTCCCCCTGCCATCCTCGCCCTCCAGCGCCCCCAGGGAGGGCCCCACCAGCAGGTCCAGGGCCCTGCCCCTCTCGCCTGTGCCCCGCCACAGGAGCAACCTGGCCAAGGTGAACATCTTCTACCAGGAGCTCAGCTACCGCGCGGTGGACGAGGACACCAGTCCACTCCGCGAGCCACCGGGCCtagcagcgggggggggggggcagggccgGCGCCCCGGGACACGCTGCTCACCGCCCGCCGACACCCACAGGTGCCGCAGCTGCTTTCAGCCACGGGcagcctctggagcctgtggttTGGCTCTTGCGTCCTCTCAGTCGTGGAGGTGCTGGAGCTGCTGCTGGGCGCCGCGGCCCTCGCCCTGCTGCTGTGTTGCCACCAGCTCCGCGGGGCTCGGGGCCAGCCCAGGGCAGCCACGGGGGTGCCCGCTCCAAGTCAGAGGCCGGCTGGTGGCCGGGTAGCTGCAGGCATGACGTCGAACGCCCAGGGGCCCAGCTCCGCCTCCCACGATGTTGCAGGGGCTCCGGCAGGGGTCTTGGCTGGAGGTCAGCCTGGTGTGGGCCCCGGAAACTCCTGACACCTGAACCAGCCTGCGACTGGCCTGACCCTGGGAGCTGTGGCAGCAGTGGGCTCTCCCGGCTGCCCAGGGCCGGCCAGTCCCGCCCCACAGGGCCCCCCCCGGCCAGCCGAGCCAAACCCGGGGCCCAAGAAGCAGCGGCACCGGAGCCCGAGGGCGGGCAGGCGCCAGGCGCTAGCACACGGGGCCTTCCTTAGCGCAGCTGCCTGCCCGGCGGTGACCTCACAGGGCTCAGGGAGGCCCGGGGTAGGGAGCAGGGGGGTGTCCCCACCGCTCGGGATCCTCGCGTTCAGGGCGTGGCGGAGCACCTGCCCGTGTGCAGGAGCGTGCGCGCACGCGTGAGGTGGGGGGCGCCCCAAGGGAGTGTGTCTGTCTACACCTCCGTGTAGGCGTGTGCAGGCATCGGGCAGAGCCTCCCTCGCTCAGGGCCagtgggaggaagggcagggccaggcccggGCGCTCAGTGACCTGGGCCCGTTTGCAGTAAAATGGATGATTCTACCCGGTGGCTGGAGTGTGTCCTGCcgcgcccacccccaccccaccccccaccccacccccctgagCGAGCTGAAACCCTCAGGCCACACCTCCACCTCCTCAGTCATGGACATGGTGGGAGCTGGGGAACGGGAGGACGTGGGGCCAGAGCTTGCCCATGGGACCAGGCCAGGTCCAGAGCGTCCTCGCCGGGTGGTGTCCACcccagagcagggcagaggggcCAGGGAACCGGGTATCAGGAGTTGGTTTTAATCAAAGCAGCCCTGGCTTCCATCAGGCCGCCGGCGGGGGCACCGGGCTCTGGCTTACATCCTTTGGGGGCACGACTGGTGCTGTCCCACACAGGGCCTCCCCTTGGggaaagcaggggacacagagaccgcccccctccccagccgAGACAGAGCAGAGTGAGGTGGGTGAGGCGAGGCGGCAGGTGCAAGCGGCCGGTTTATTAATCGTGATCTGGAACGGAGGCGGGTCCCGCCAGCCGAGGCCGCAGCAGAGGCCCTGATGCAGGCAGTGGGGCGGGAGGTGGGGGCAGAGCTCaagcagggagagaggaaggcgTTAATGCTGCTCTCTAGGGGTCACAGCCAGCAGGCGAGGGAGCTGGGGGCCCAGTCTGCACCCACCTTGCTGCCCATGGGGCCTCCCTGGGCAGTCCTTGCATAGTGAGCAACCGACTGGCCTTGGCCTGGCCGAGGGCCCGAGCTGGTGAGAGGCCCAGCCAGTGccccagggctctgggaaggggaaTGCAGAAGGCATCAGAGGGCCCTGGGGAGTGAGCCGAGGCCCCATGGGCCGAGCCGGCGGTGGGGGGTAAAGGCTGGTGAGGAGGCAGGGCTGAGCTGCAGGCGCCTCCCCTAgcagcaggcagagctgggggtCAAAGTGGTCCTTGAGTCCAGAGAAAAGACGCGAGACAAAGTGAGAACGAGGTCATTGTAGAAAACCCCTCAGTCcgtgacaaaggagacaaagaacATCGGATGCAGGGGTGGGAAGAGCCACACCCCTGCCACCCGCTGTGGGAAaaggcgggcggggcggggcggggggggggggatgggcgGGGCTGCGGGGCACGAGGGCCTGCATGGCCAGCCACACGGCCTCGGGACATCCGCACCCAGCCAGGGCTGAGGCCCCAGGCCAGAGCCCCCCAAGCACCCAAGAAGCCCAGCCTGGATGCTGGGGTCACTAAGTGAGGTACGCGGGTTGATTCCCTGGATGGGTGGCCCCTTCTGCCCTCGCCACGTGCTGGCGGCCAGCCGCCAGCCCCAGGGCCTAGTGGAGGGGTTCCGGGGGTGTGGGAGGGCCCCTACTATCAGGTCAGTGTTCTTGGGCAGTAAAGTGGGGGCACAAGGTGACACAGGCCCTGAGGGCAGAGTGGGGCACCAAGCGGCATGGGCCCCAGGGATAGAGGGTCATGAGGTGACAGGGGCCTGGGGGAGCAGAGAGGGGCACGAGGTGACGTGGGGCCTTGAGAGTGGTTTGTGACACGAGCAACCCAGGCCCCCTAGGGAGGGGTCACCCGAAGACACAGGGTCCCTGGGTGGGGTGATGCAGCACCTCCCGGGGGAGACATGGAGCTTCAGAAGACTCAGTGCTGGGGTCCTGCTCCGGGCCATGGGGGTCAGGGCAGCTCCGAGCGGGGCGGAGCAGGCAGCAGGGCTCCAGGAGCTCTGGGGCTCTCGGGAAATGGGCCGGTGGGGGTCCCGCCAAGGCCCGGCCGCCCTAGCTCTCATCCAGGTGGAGGCTGATGAACTCCTGGATGCACCTGCGGAACTGGAGCTCGGTGGGGCTGCTGCCAGCCAGGGGGCCCGGCTGGCCGGGGGGCGCCTCGGCCTCACGCATCTCCTCGGCCATGCGCGCCAGACGgagactggaggagggagggccaCGTGAGGCGCTTCCACCCGCCGCCCACTTCCCGccacccaccaccccccgccaccccccgtgCTGTGCTCACAGCGTGACGATGTCTGCATTCGCCTCCTGCACCGCGATGCTCAGTGGGTCCTGCTGCGTGTGGTCCAAGGCGTGCTGGTCCGCCCCCCGCTTCAAGAACAGGCAGACCTGGCTGAGGGCGGAGGGGCAAGTCGGGGCGGGCCCTGGGCAGGTACTGGCAGGCGACCGGGGCCCACGGGGgcgaggggggtgggggaggggtgggaggggggggtgggaggggagggggagggggaggggtggggcggcCCACCCACGACTTACCCGGTGCGGCCCAGGAGCGTGGCATGGTGCAGGGGCGCCCGGCCCCGGCTGTCTCTTTGGTTCACATCTGCTCCATTTTGCAGGAGGAATTCACAGATGATCAAGGaaccctggggggtggggggggtgggttcAGACCAAGCGGAGCCACAGAAATGGTCCCTTGCAGGgtccctgtccccccacccccctaccccccacccccaccccgacgCCACCCTGGGCACCCCAGCAGGACCAAGACCGGTCCTCAGCGGAGGGCAAGGGCCCCACGTGCGCGCCGTGGAAGGGTGCAACCCTGCGCCCACTTACCCCCAGCACAGCCTGCACCAGCGGCGTCTTGCCCTCGTCCTCCGCGTCGGCCCAGTTGACCTCGGCCCCTTGCGCCAGAGCCGCAGCCAGTGCGGGGAGGTCTCGAGTGCGCGCCGCGCGGTGCGCCAGCAGCCCGGGGTGCAGTTCGCGCACGTCCGCCAGGCCCCAGGCCTCCGCCTCTCCGTCCGCCTCGCCGCTGGACTCCTCCGACGCGGCACCCTCTGCGAGGAGCGGGCGGTCAGGGCCGGCGACCCGGCCCGCGGTGGGGGACAGGCGGGCCCGGACTGGGGAGCTGCGCACCCACCCTCCTCAGCGACGCGGTCCACCACGGAGCCCGCGCCGAAGGCCAGGACATCCGAGCTGCCGTCGGAGCTGCCCCCTAAGCCGCTGTCGCTGCTCAGACCTGCAGGGTCCGCAAGCAGAGGAGGCCCTGAGCGCTTCTGACGGCCCCCACGGCCCGGCGGGAAGACTGGCACCCCACCCGCCCTCCGGGGGATGCTGGGGGCTGAGGCAGAGGGGAGCCCTGCCCAGGGtgggagaaaaggggagagaaTCAAGTAACAGCCTGAAGGAGCCAGGATCGCCGGCCCCCCAGGAGCACAGCCACAGGTGGAAGCCCACCCTCTCAGGTCAGCCCTAGCTGTGGCCAGTGCAGGCGGGGCGGTCACCGCCCAGAGGTGGGGTCTTTGCCAAACCCCAGACACAGCCCCAGGCAGCAGTGAGCGAACTTGGCCCTGCTCACCCGAGGGCAGCCCTCACAGATGAGCCCAGGCTGAGGGATGGTGAGACAGCGCCCTCTGCTGCCCGAAGGGACCCCCGTCACCCCAGCAGCCCGGCCAGTTCTTGGCCCCAACCTACGCCTTCTGCCCGCACGCCCCAGGCCAGTGGGTGCTGACAGACGGTTAACAGGGGGAGAGCCCTGACTTGTAGCATTTGCACCCCAAACTCCAGGAGGGGTTGGGGAAGATGCACACAACTGTCTCTCGGGATCCGGTCCGGCCCCCAGCAGGCACGTGCACACGTGCATGGGCACACGCCCACGCATATACACACGTATGCACACGCACTCACACGCGTTCACCTGTGTGCACAGTCATGCCCTTACACACACGTTCCTGTGTGCACACAGCACACACGCCCACATCACTCCTGAGGGTCACGGCCCCAGCCTCCAAGCCAGTGGCCAAACTACCCCTGGCCCCTCGAGATACTGTCCCAGCCTCAGCCCTGCTTGACCTCCAAACTCTCCCCATCCCCCGACCAGTCCCTCCTGCGAGGAAAGCCCGTCCCTCCGGTCCCTGAGCGAGTGGCCGCGGCTGTCCCGCACTCATCCACCCTCCAGGCGAGCGTGCCTGGCCCCTGCCACGCTGCCCCGGCTGAGCGGGGGGGGTGGGCAGCAGGGGACTTACTGCGTGGACCGGCTGCAGCAGCCCCCGCGTCGAAGTAGGAGAAGAGGGAGTCCAGCTCATCCGGGCAGAAGAGGGAGTCCCTGCGGAACCTGGGCTCTGTGGAGCCTGCAGGGCGGGAACCAGGCCGCggtgggaggtgggcagagcTTGGGGTGCCCGTGAGCCCTGCCCCCCTCCTACCCCCCTCACCCCGGCCTCCCTGGGATCCAGGGTCTGGAGGCTCACGCCCTGCCCAGGCCTGTGAGCTGGGGCGCAcctgccagcccctcccacctGAGCACAGAGCAGCCACAGAGGGCGGGACGGGCTCCATCCGGATTTTGCCGCGGCGGGTGGTGTGGGCACGGGGGGAGCTGTGGTGGCGCTGGCACTTCTGCGCCCGCCAGCGCCGTGGGGCCTCCCGGGCCGGTGCCGAGGGCGGCCTCCGCACGAACTTCTTTTCCACATATTTGTCCTTGATCCAAGCCTCCTTGTCCTGCCTGGACCAGGACCGGACGTGAGGCTGCACTCGTGGGCCGGGGGTCCCCTGGCCCCGCCCAGGCTGCCCCCGACCTCACCTGGGGCTGCTGGCCGTGGGCTTCCTGCTGCCCGGCCCCTCGCACTGGGCCTCGTAGATCCGGTTCACGGTGCTGTTTCCCAGCTCACACATCAGCTAGCAGGAGAGGGTGGTGCGGGCATCAGCCCAGCTCACCGAACGCCCCCCAAGCTTGCAGACCTGgctcccgccccccgccccccagcaccAGCCATCCAGCGGCCTGTGACGGCCCCCCACACCTTCAGCAGCTCCGGCTCCCACGAGTCCAGGGTCAGGGACCGCACCTTGGAACAGTGGACGCCCAGGCTCCTGGATGGCAAGGCGGGGGGAGAGGGAGTCAGGGCACGTCTTGGCCCCCGCGCCCCACCTGGCCGCCCAGTGGTCCCACCTGTGGATGCCCGAGCACTCGATGCAGAGCAGCACGCCCAGGTTGATGCTGGCCCAGCGCGGGTCCGGCTGCCCACAGTCGCCGCACTGGCTGTTCCCAGCCACGTGCTGCACGCGCTGCAGCACACTCTCGCCCTTGACGCTGCGTTCCCGAGAGTCCGTGGCAGAGTCGATGCTGCTTGTGGACGGGGACGCCGTGCGGTCCAGCCTCTGGAGACAGGGGGAGGGGTCGCTCAGCCCTCTGGGAGCTCCAGCCCCAGTCTCCCCAGcggggcccctcctcctccccagacgCAGGTGCCGGCACAGGCCAAGGCCCCTGAGGCCCGAGCCTGCGCCCGCATGTGTGCACGCACACTCACGTGTGCGTACACACAATGCACACACGTGCTTGCGTGCGGCCTGCGGGAGCTGTGCATGCGTGTGCAGGGCGCTGGAGGGCCCACCTCGCTGTAGCAGCTGTCAGGGCTCTCCCGGTAGGCGGATGCGATGCTGGCTTGCACAGCCTGAACCCACGCCTGCCGTAGCTTCTCCGAGTCGGCCTGCAGCATGCAGCTCCTGTGGGGAGGGGGCCGTCAGGCCGGGCGGGCAGGGGCTCCCTCCGCACCCGCCCTGGGCTGGGCCTCCTCACTTGGTGGGCGACACGACCTCAAAGCAGAACCTCCGCTCAGTGTCCTCACAGGGCTTCACGGAGCAGAGCCGGAGGTCGTCCACCACCACGGTCAGCACGTCCTGCGGGTGGCACCGCCGTGGCCCTTGCACTCAgcacccagccctgccccgcACCGACCGCCCATCCACTGCTCCACTCAAGAGAGGCGGACCGGCTGAGACTTGAGTGGCCTCTGTCCCTGGCCACTCGGGCTTTGGTGCCCATCAGCGTCCTCAGCCCTGTGACGCCCCCCACCAATCGCCCACCCCAAGGCCCGGTGGGGAGGCCCCGGGCGTTGCTGCCCTGGGCCCAGCGCACCTTGAGCTTCTTCTGGTAGACCAGCTGGCTGTTCTGGATGGAGAACCAGCGCCTGGGCAGGGGGATGGGCCAGGAGGGGTCAGGCCAGGCCGGCCCCCATGTCTGCCCTGCACCCCCTGAGGAAGGGCCCTCCCTTACCGGTTCCACGTCTTGAAGGCGTTGCTGGCCCTCTTGAAGAGGTAGCCCTCCATCACCACACCGCTGGGAGCGTCCACGTCAAACTCCACCTTGGGCTCATCGTAGGAGAAGTCCTGGGGGTGGTCGGAGCCCGGCCCCCAGTGAGCACCCGCCCGCGGCTGCGGGGACACTGCCGGCCTCTCGGGCTGCCCCAGAGGCAAGGTGGAGGGGGGGTCTTCACAGCCGCTTCCTGACCCGAAACCCCGTGGGGGCAGACGCCTCCCGTCACAGCTGGGGGCCCGGAGagctccagcccccaccccccagcctggcAGAGAAGCAGGCCCTGGCATCAGGAAGGAAGCTGCCCCCCATTCACGTCGCCAGCTGGGCTGCCCCGGCCAGCCTGACAGAGCTCCATTCACGCGGGCTGGGGAGACACTGAGCGTTGTCCTGGGTGCCCGGCAGTGGGAGAGGAGGCCCAGCCACCTGCTCCCCTGGCTGAGTGGGGGCGGGAAGGGACAGCTGCAGCTGCTCCCGAAGGGGACGCAGGGGACGCAGGGGACGCAGGGGACGCGGTCCCAGCTCAGCCACCTCGGCTGGAGCGGACCGCGCTCTGGGAGCTGCTCAGGGCCGCCGTGCCGGGGCCGTGGAGGTGTCCTTGGTGCTGAAACGCCGCGGGGCGGGAAGGGCAGAGGCCCTGCCCACCGggggccccctccccccagggtgGGCGCCCACTCACCTGCAGCAGCGTCTGAGGGCGGGAGCAGGAGAggcgggagggagagagagccagTGAGTgaagccctgccccctccctgcggGCTGGGGACGGCAGCTCCCGCCCCAAAGCCCATCTCTGCCCCGGGCCGCGCCAGGCCAGCTGTGGCCGGCCAGACGAGGCTGCAGTAGAATCCCCGTCCCAGCTGCAGCCGCAGTGTCTGTGGGCTGAGGGGGCTGGCGCTGGCGTCTAAGGGACCGTTCCACTGTGCTGAGACCCTGAGGGATGGGGACCCCCGCCTCTGACTGCAGTTCAAAGACGATCAGAGTCAGCCTGAGAGTGGGTGGGCCTGGGAAGGGACGGGGCGCGTGTCTGTGCGCTGGGCCCCCCAGGTCCTTGCATGGAGCGGGGTGAGGGGCAGTGGACCCAGGGCCCCTCGGGGGGCGGCCAGGGCTGCAGGGCCTCACCCGCTGCTGGATGGCGGCGTGCTTGCGCTCCATCTCCCGCTTTTCCACTGCCGAGTCGATCACCAGCTGGTCCAGCTGTgggaaggggcacagagaggGACGTGGACCCCCTCCCCTGACAAGCTGGCCCCGGGGCCCCCTCCCCACAGGCTCACCTCAGCCGCCAGCTTCTTCATGTAGGGGTCCAGCTGGTGCAGCAGGCTGTAGCCCTGCTGGAAGAAGCTGTACTGGGCGTGCATGAAGGACAgcatctggggggtggggggggcacgcaggtgaggccccgcccccaggggcAGTGGCCGGGGCCCCAGCTTTTGCACCCACACCCAGCACGCCTGCGGCACGTGCCTATACTCGAGGGCAACCCCTCCCCCTCATCCAGCACTCACAGAATCCAAAATCTCAAACTTCTTCTTGGCCTGGAGAACGTTGATCTGCCAGGGGAGGAGTGAACAGGTGAAGGGGTGTCAGGGCCAAGGTTGGGCCACGACCTGGACCTTGCCACACTGTCCACTCAGGGTGCTGTGGTCCCCCGAGACCTCCAGCTCATCTTCAGCTCCCTGCACAGGTGCGCATCCATCCTCTCATGGTCGCAGTTCAGGACACTGGGTCCCTCCCACAGGCAAAGCCACAGATTCTCTCCCGTGCTCCAAGTCCCTCCAAGGCCTGCCTCAGCAAGGTCTTCGAGGCCTCCGCCCCCGCAGCCCACAGCCCTGGCTTGTCCCTAGCCCATCCCCACCTCCGGGCCTTTGCGTGGGCATCCGCCCCCCATGTCCGTTCCCAAGCATCTCAAGTTCTCTCAAGCCAGAGGGGCCCCTCCAGACACCAGCTCCCCATCTGCAGGGACACGGGAACGCCCGGGGGCTGACCTGGAGCACGTAATCCAGCGCCAGGTGGCGGAAGCACTTCCGGGCGAGGATCAGGGCCCCCGTGGCCTCCTCCACCTCGTGGGGCCGGTGCCTTGGGGCCTGGGCATTCCTCACCAGGGACAGCTCCATGTCCTCCCGAACTCTGTCGAACTGCTTCTTAGTCTCCTTAAACTTCCGCACATCTCTGGAGGCCGGTGGGCGTCAGGCCAGGGGGTCCGAGGAGGGGTGCACATGGGGTCTCCCATCTCTCTGAAACGCTCTCCCTGCTCCCCGCCCCTCTGTGCTCCAGAGCTCCCGCcccgctcccccacccccgcagccATCGctccctgcctcttcctcctcaggcccctcccctgAGCTGGGGCTCCCTCCCCCTTAACCACCTCACTCCCAGGATTGGTCCAGCCTGGGGTGACCCCCAGCCTCACCCCGGACTCCAGACTCTCCACTCGAGGGGTCCCCAGCTGTACACACAGCACTGGGCTGAGACCCCTGCCAAGGCCCCTGGACCCTCCCAGATCAAGCGTAGCTGCGTCTGCTCCCCCTTCCAGCGTGGGTGTCACCCCGACACCTCCCGGGGCCGGGAGAGGCCAGGCTCCCTCGGGGCCACTCACTCTTTGACGAAGTTGTGGAGCTGTTGCCGCACAGACCTCTGGGCCTGGTCAAACAAGATCTGGGGGCAAAGGAGGGTGCGGGCGTCAGGCGTCTGTCCCCACATGACCCCAGAGGCCAGGCCCCTGTCCCCTCAGGTGAGAACCAGGGAAAGGCCcgcccagccccaccctcacAGAGCCGGCCTCACAGGGTCACCGGCCCCCAGGCCTGGGTCGGCGGCCAGAGGCGACAGCTGTGACCACCTGCCCGTCCCCCCAACCTGGCTCTCAGCCAGACTAGAAGCCAACGCTGTCCCAGATGGACCCCCTCCTATGGCCCCCCCACATCAGCCCGGACAGGGCAAGCGCACACAGAGTCCCGAGGGACACCCATCGCCCAGGCCTTGGGAGGCCACGTGGGGGATGCCCAGCCCTGCAGTAAGAGGGATGGAGCTCCCGAGTAATCTggcctgggggcagggtggggcctCCCTGCAGCACCGGCTGGACCCGGAATCAGATCCCTCGATGCGGAGAGAGCACTGGGACCTGACCaggaacagacagacagacacatggGGCAGGACGAGCCATCCGGCGctggtttatttctgaacttccCCTACAGGGGATGGGCCCCTTGTTTAGTCTGGGGCTCTGGTTTCCAGGCCACGGTCTGACCACCCACGTGTGCCTCGGTCTGTTCTGTGTGTCCACACTGGGGGCCCCGAGGGGCTCGAGGTCACGCAGACCCAGCCCGGGTAGCAGCGGGGTTGGGAGTCATCCGGTAGCTGTGGGGTCAGCCTGGGAGATGCTTCCATCGCCTGGCCCATGACCCCTGCCGGGTGGCCCTGGATGACCCTCTAAGGCCTTGCCCACCCCAAGCCCCCGCTGCCCTCAGCCCCGGGCAGGGTCGAGGTGTCTCCCCGCTGGCTGTCCGGCCCTCACCTGGGACACAGCAGTGTCTCAGCGAGGTGCCTCCCCCACCGCCCGCCCCTGCCAGCTCAGCCCACACCGGGCCAGCCCAGAGCCTTCCAGGCTGGGCGGGGCCTGCAGGGAGCCCGCAgcggtgggggcgggggctgcCTGGGACGACGATCAGGAAG
Above is a window of Balaenoptera acutorostrata chromosome 1, mBalAcu1.1, whole genome shotgun sequence DNA encoding:
- the ACAP3 gene encoding arf-GAP with coiled-coil, ANK repeat and PH domain-containing protein 3 isoform X3 — its product is MTVEFEECIKDSPRFRATIDEVETDVVEIEAKLDKLVKLCSGVIEAGKAYVTTNRLFVSGVRDLSQQCQGDTVISECLQRFGDSLQEMVTYHMILFDQAQRSVRQQLHNFVKEDVRKFKETKKQFDRVREDMELSLVRNAQAPRHRPHEVEEATGALILARKCFRHLALDYVLQINVLQAKKKFEILDSMLSFMHAQYSFFQQGYSLLHQLDPYMKKLAAELDQLVIDSAVEKREMERKHAAIQQRTLLQDFSYDEPKVEFDVDAPSGVVMEGYLFKRASNAFKTWNRRWFSIQNSQLVYQKKLKDVLTVVVDDLRLCSVKPCEDTERRFCFEVVSPTKSCMLQADSEKLRQAWVQAVQASIASAYRESPDSCYSERLDRTASPSTSSIDSATDSRERSVKGESVLQRVQHVAGNSQCGDCGQPDPRWASINLGVLLCIECSGIHRSLGVHCSKVRSLTLDSWEPELLKLMCELGNSTVNRIYEAQCEGPGSRKPTASSPRQDKEAWIKDKYVEKKFVRRPPSAPAREAPRRWRAQKCQRHHSSPRAHTTRRGKIRMEPVPPSVAALCSGSTEPRFRRDSLFCPDELDSLFSYFDAGAAAAGPRKGAASEESSGEADGEAEAWGLADVRELHPGLLAHRAARTRDLPALAAALAQGAEVNWADAEDEGKTPLVQAVLGGSLIICEFLLQNGADVNQRDSRGRAPLHHATLLGRTGQVCLFLKRGADQHALDHTQQDPLSIAVQEANADIVTLLRLARMAEEMREAEAPPGQPGPLAGSSPTELQFRRCIQEFISLHLDES
- the ACAP3 gene encoding arf-GAP with coiled-coil, ANK repeat and PH domain-containing protein 3 isoform X1, which gives rise to MTVEFEECIKDSPRFRATIDEVETDVVEIEAKLDKLVKLCSGVIEAGKAYVTTNRLFVSGVRDLSQQCQGDTVISECLQRFGDSLQEMVTYHMILFDQAQRSVRQQLHNFVKEDVRKFKETKKQFDRVREDMELSLVRNAQAPRHRPHEVEEATGALILARKCFRHLALDYVLQINVLQAKKKFEILDSMLSFMHAQYSFFQQGYSLLHQLDPYMKKLAAELDQLVIDSAVEKREMERKHAAIQQRTLLQDFSYDEPKVEFDVDAPSGVVMEGYLFKRASNAFKTWNRRWFSIQNSQLVYQKKLKDVLTVVVDDLRLCSVKPCEDTERRFCFEVVSPTKSCMLQADSEKLRQAWVQAVQASIASAYRESPDSCYSERLDRTASPSTSSIDSATDSRERSVKGESVLQRVQHVAGNSQCGDCGQPDPRWASINLGVLLCIECSGIHRSLGVHCSKVRSLTLDSWEPELLKLMCELGNSTVNRIYEAQCEGPGSRKPTASSPRQDKEAWIKDKYVEKKFVRRPPSAPAREAPRRWRAQKCQRHHSSPRAHTTRRGKIRMEPVPPSVAALCSGSTEPRFRRDSLFCPDELDSLFSYFDAGAAAAGPRSLSSDSGLGGSSDGSSDVLAFGAGSVVDRVAEEEGAASEESSGEADGEAEAWGLADVRELHPGLLAHRAARTRDLPALAAALAQGAEVNWADAEDEGKTPLVQAVLGGSLIICEFLLQNGADVNQRDSRGRAPLHHATLLGRTGQVCLFLKRGADQHALDHTQQDPLSIAVQEANADIVTLLRLARMAEEMREAEAPPGQPGPLAGSSPTELQFRRCIQEFISLHLDES
- the ACAP3 gene encoding arf-GAP with coiled-coil, ANK repeat and PH domain-containing protein 3 isoform X2, producing the protein MTVEFEECIKDSPRFRATIDEVETDVVEIEAKLDKLVKLCSGVIEAGKAYVTTNRLFVSGVRDLSQQCQGDTVISECLQRFGDSLQEMVTYHMILFDQAQRSVRQQLHNFVKEDVRKFKETKKQFDRVREDMELSLVRNAQAPRHRPHEVEEATGALILARKCFRHLALDYVLQINVLQAKKKFEILDSMLSFMHAQYSFFQQGYSLLHQLDPYMKKLAAELDQLVIDSAVEKREMERKHAAIQQRDFSYDEPKVEFDVDAPSGVVMEGYLFKRASNAFKTWNRRWFSIQNSQLVYQKKLKDVLTVVVDDLRLCSVKPCEDTERRFCFEVVSPTKSCMLQADSEKLRQAWVQAVQASIASAYRESPDSCYSERLDRTASPSTSSIDSATDSRERSVKGESVLQRVQHVAGNSQCGDCGQPDPRWASINLGVLLCIECSGIHRSLGVHCSKVRSLTLDSWEPELLKLMCELGNSTVNRIYEAQCEGPGSRKPTASSPRQDKEAWIKDKYVEKKFVRRPPSAPAREAPRRWRAQKCQRHHSSPRAHTTRRGKIRMEPVPPSVAALCSGSTEPRFRRDSLFCPDELDSLFSYFDAGAAAAGPRSLSSDSGLGGSSDGSSDVLAFGAGSVVDRVAEEEGAASEESSGEADGEAEAWGLADVRELHPGLLAHRAARTRDLPALAAALAQGAEVNWADAEDEGKTPLVQAVLGGSLIICEFLLQNGADVNQRDSRGRAPLHHATLLGRTGQVCLFLKRGADQHALDHTQQDPLSIAVQEANADIVTLLRLARMAEEMREAEAPPGQPGPLAGSSPTELQFRRCIQEFISLHLDES